The Manihot esculenta cultivar AM560-2 chromosome 1, M.esculenta_v8, whole genome shotgun sequence genome has a window encoding:
- the LOC110620634 gene encoding probable WRKY transcription factor 53 — protein MENSWSWEQKTLVSELIQGMELAKQLKIHMNTASSVETRDSLVQRILTSYEKSLLILNYSGSMGQQHQHQHHQLQQNFGATAGTVPESPISMNGSPGSDDFDGGHSDISKKRKTMPRWTDQVRVSSENGLEGPHDDGYSWRKYGQKDILGAKYPRSYYRCTYRNTQNCWATKQVQRSDDDHTIFDITYRGIHTCSHGQQQIPPPASPEKQEQKQNIDQQQQSQAALFNFQKVLRVNTEDLDNKEMAFPFSFPPTYGSTKTSGTYSQSFTSPATPESNYYSVSPFQMNNYAGVQNLQHHSESGFTELISANTSAANSPIVEPDFSLQSLELDPNFPFNTPGFFS, from the exons ATGGAGAATAGCTGGAGCTGGGAGCAGAAGACACTTGTTAGTGAGCTAATCCAAGGGATGGAGCTGGCAAAACAGTTGAAGATACATATGAACACAGCATCGTCTGTTGAAACTAGGGACTCCTTAGTACAGAGGATTTTAACTTCCTACGAGAAGTCTCTCTTGATTCTCAACTACAGTGGGTCAATGGGGCAGCAGCACCAGCACCAGCACCATCAACTGCAGCAAAATTTTGGAGCCACAGCTGGTACTGTCCCAGAGTCTCCTATATCAATGAATGGAAGTCCTGGAAGTGATGATTTTGATGGGGGTCACAGTGACATCTCAAAGAAGAG AAAGACGATGCCCAGGTGGACAGATCAAGTTAGAGTAAGTTCTGAGAATGGGCTTGAAGGACCCCACGACGATGGGTATAGCTGGAGAAAGTATGGGCAGAAAGATATTCTTGGAGCCAAATATCCCag AAGCTATTACAGATGCACGTACAGGAATACCCAGAACTGCTGGGCGACAAAGCAAGTGCAAAGGTCAGATGATGATCACACCATATTTGATATCACATACCGAGGAATACACACTTGTTCTCATGGCCAACAACAAATTCCACCACCAGCATCACCTGAAAAGCAAGAGCAGAAACAAAACATTGATCAACAACAGCAATCACAAGCAGCCCTGTTTAACTTTCAAAAGGTCCTGAGAGTTAATACTGAGGACTTGGACAATAAAGAGATGGCAtttcctttctcttttcctCCCACGTACGGAAGCACGAAAACTTCAGGCACTTATTCTCAATCTTTTACATCTCCAGCTACCCCTGAATCAAACTACTACTCTGTTTCACCATTCCAGATGAACAATTATGCAGGGGTTCAGAATTTGCAGCACCATTCTGAATCCGGTTTCACTGAGTTAATTTCGGCCAATACTTCTGCTGCCAATTCTCCAATTGTGGAGCCGGACTTCTCTCTGCAATCACTGGAGTTGGACCCCAACTTTCCATTTAACACACCAGGATTTTTCTCTTAA